A single Pseudomonas sp. MM223 DNA region contains:
- the dltA gene encoding D-alanine--D-alanyl carrier protein ligase (*Name dltA), which translates to MPDLRPNPTLRLEYRAEQPIHHAFLTQAGRCPEATAILAQHATCSYAQLAKISQGIAEHLVENAASGTDRVVIVASRCAGLVYAILGCLRAGLAFTVADAAYPPSRIGQIVRTLEPSVILRCGEAAVDAEGTLVITVPEAPAEALQAFACQSIALPAVSPEQPAYITFTSGSTGEPKGIVTHHAPLVHFVDWHVRQHGFTQADTFSLLSGLGHDPVYRDVFTPLSIGATIACPAQPTLTDPSRLASWIHQHGVSVIHLTPPLGKLIETGAHLNSQVLDRLRFLFWGGDALSPALYQQIRAIAPNAVNVNFYGTTETPQAMAFHTLDPDTDSARMPLGKGIANAQLLVVNAANQLVNAGETGEILIRSPYLSLGYWGDPALTEAKFVVNPFTGTAGDRCYRTGDLGTYLADGSATFLGRGDSQVKIRGHRIELAEIENAITRHPHIGQCVVVANHDTASTRLVAYCVGQKPPSADELRQALAGQLPDYMVPALFVFLDALPLTPNGKVDKRALPAPFDDSAPLPLSPLAEKLSTAWARILQVPRLDARLSFVELGGDSLSFVQASRVLEELIGHLPDRWETLPVCQLAELSAPPKGAWRVMEMPVFVRMLAIILIVVGHLSEFDHRLIVGETSVLFLVSGISLARFQLKAIEERGDARTLLRSLAAIVVPTLLYTALIQLVFDRLHWQSLLLVSNWFPASEVSLFNYWYIEVLVQMILIIGVVLSIRRIRQAVLADPFRCLIIAACALVALDVLLSRFVFDAGPLFNRVPQHFLAVMVLGMAVHHADTTARKWLASAVAVLVVGELDLMAIAGVGWQAFARYIDIALPAMLALIWFRSLPVPALVARAGAVVASSTLFIYLTHFQFQSLADHIFSHPLFEVALALAGGVLVAYSWNTLLRLLFTRRNKQNPAPGTERAERATSA; encoded by the coding sequence ATGCCGGACCTGCGCCCGAACCCGACGCTGCGCCTGGAATACCGTGCCGAGCAGCCGATTCACCACGCGTTCCTGACACAAGCCGGCCGCTGCCCGGAGGCCACCGCCATCCTTGCCCAGCACGCCACCTGCAGCTACGCCCAACTGGCTAAGATCAGCCAGGGGATTGCTGAACATCTGGTGGAAAACGCTGCCAGCGGCACCGATCGTGTAGTCATCGTCGCCAGCCGCTGTGCAGGCCTGGTGTACGCCATACTCGGCTGCCTGCGTGCCGGCCTGGCCTTTACCGTGGCCGACGCGGCCTACCCGCCCTCACGCATCGGGCAAATCGTCCGCACCTTGGAACCGTCCGTGATCCTGCGTTGTGGTGAGGCCGCTGTCGACGCTGAGGGCACCCTTGTCATTACAGTGCCGGAAGCCCCCGCCGAGGCGCTACAAGCCTTCGCCTGTCAGTCTATTGCGCTGCCCGCCGTCAGCCCCGAGCAACCGGCCTATATCACCTTTACTTCGGGCAGCACGGGTGAGCCAAAGGGGATCGTCACCCACCACGCGCCACTGGTGCACTTCGTTGACTGGCATGTACGCCAGCATGGCTTCACCCAGGCCGACACCTTCTCGCTGCTTTCCGGCCTGGGCCACGACCCGGTGTACCGCGACGTGTTCACGCCCCTGTCGATTGGCGCGACCATCGCCTGCCCTGCCCAGCCAACCCTGACCGACCCGTCACGGCTGGCAAGCTGGATTCACCAGCACGGCGTGAGCGTGATCCACCTCACCCCGCCACTGGGCAAGCTGATCGAAACCGGCGCACACCTGAATAGCCAGGTGCTTGATCGGCTGCGGTTCCTGTTCTGGGGCGGCGATGCGCTCAGCCCGGCGCTGTACCAGCAGATCCGCGCCATTGCGCCCAATGCCGTCAATGTGAACTTCTACGGCACCACCGAAACGCCACAAGCCATGGCCTTCCATACCCTCGACCCTGATACGGACAGTGCCCGGATGCCCTTGGGCAAAGGCATCGCCAATGCGCAGTTGCTGGTGGTCAACGCGGCCAACCAGCTGGTCAACGCGGGCGAAACCGGTGAAATCCTGATCCGCAGCCCTTACTTGTCGCTGGGTTACTGGGGCGACCCGGCGCTAACCGAGGCCAAGTTCGTCGTCAACCCGTTCACCGGTACCGCAGGCGACCGCTGTTATCGCACCGGTGACCTGGGCACCTACCTGGCCGATGGCAGCGCCACGTTTCTGGGGCGTGGTGACAGCCAGGTAAAAATCCGTGGCCATCGCATCGAGTTGGCGGAAATCGAGAACGCCATCACCCGTCACCCGCACATCGGGCAATGCGTGGTGGTGGCCAACCACGACACCGCATCGACACGCCTGGTTGCCTATTGCGTTGGTCAAAAGCCCCCCAGCGCCGATGAACTGCGCCAGGCGCTCGCCGGCCAGTTGCCGGACTACATGGTGCCGGCACTGTTCGTGTTCCTCGACGCCCTGCCGCTCACCCCTAACGGCAAGGTGGACAAACGCGCCCTGCCTGCGCCATTTGACGACAGCGCCCCCCTTCCCTTGTCCCCCCTGGCCGAAAAGCTGAGCACGGCCTGGGCACGCATCCTCCAGGTACCGCGCCTGGACGCCAGGTTGAGCTTTGTAGAACTGGGCGGCGACTCGCTGTCGTTCGTGCAAGCCTCGCGGGTGCTCGAAGAGCTGATCGGCCACCTGCCAGATCGTTGGGAAACCCTCCCGGTGTGCCAGCTGGCCGAGCTGAGCGCCCCGCCCAAAGGCGCGTGGCGGGTAATGGAAATGCCAGTGTTCGTGCGCATGCTCGCCATCATCCTGATCGTGGTCGGCCACCTGAGCGAGTTCGACCACAGGCTGATCGTCGGCGAAACGTCGGTGCTGTTCCTGGTCTCCGGCATCAGTTTGGCGCGGTTCCAGCTCAAGGCCATCGAAGAGCGTGGCGACGCGCGCACGCTGCTCAGGTCGCTGGCGGCCATCGTGGTGCCCACGCTGTTGTACACCGCGCTGATCCAGCTGGTGTTCGACCGGTTGCACTGGCAATCGCTGCTGCTGGTGTCCAACTGGTTCCCGGCCAGCGAAGTCAGCCTGTTCAATTACTGGTACATCGAAGTGCTGGTACAGATGATCCTGATCATCGGCGTGGTGCTGTCGATAAGGCGCATACGCCAAGCCGTCCTCGCCGACCCGTTCCGCTGCCTGATCATTGCGGCGTGTGCGCTGGTGGCGCTGGACGTGCTGCTCAGCCGCTTTGTGTTCGACGCCGGCCCGCTGTTCAACCGGGTGCCGCAGCACTTCCTGGCGGTAATGGTACTGGGCATGGCCGTGCACCATGCCGACACAACAGCACGCAAATGGCTGGCCAGCGCGGTGGCCGTGCTGGTGGTCGGCGAGCTGGACCTGATGGCAATTGCCGGCGTGGGCTGGCAGGCCTTCGCGCGCTACATCGACATCGCCCTGCCGGCGATGCTGGCGCTTATCTGGTTCCGCTCGTTACCGGTACCTGCCCTGGTAGCGCGTGCAGGTGCGGTGGTTGCATCGTCAACCTTGTTTATCTACCTGACGCATTTCCAGTTCCAGTCGCTGGCAGACCACATTTTCAGTCACCCACTGTTCGAGGTCGCCCTGGCGCTTGCCGGCGGGGTGCTGGTTGCCTACTCCTGGAACACCCTGTTGCGCTTGCTGTTTACTCGCAGAAACAAGCAAAACCCGGCGCCCGGAACAGAACGTGCCGAGCGCGCAACCTCTGCTTGA
- the fecI_21 gene encoding putative RNA polymerase sigma factor FecI (*Name fecI_21) encodes MSTPDAAFTSQVGQLYRAQSKWLHNWLKPRVNCNHLAADLVQDVFVRVMSAADAAVKLDAVREPKGYLATIARRLMIDHLRRVHLERAWLQVLAEQPEALDISPEQRLALLQTLYELDAMLAALGPKVREAFLLSQIDGMPYKHIATQLGISEVSVRRYIAKAAEHCMIYSLGHGQ; translated from the coding sequence ATGAGCACCCCGGACGCAGCGTTCACCTCTCAAGTCGGCCAGCTATACCGGGCCCAGAGCAAATGGCTGCACAACTGGCTCAAACCACGGGTGAACTGCAATCACCTGGCGGCAGACCTGGTTCAGGATGTGTTCGTGCGGGTCATGTCTGCCGCCGACGCTGCGGTAAAACTCGATGCCGTACGCGAACCCAAAGGCTACTTGGCCACCATCGCCCGACGCCTGATGATCGATCACCTGCGCCGTGTGCACCTGGAAAGGGCCTGGCTGCAAGTCCTCGCCGAACAGCCCGAAGCACTGGACATCTCACCTGAGCAGCGCTTGGCCTTGCTGCAAACCTTGTACGAACTCGACGCCATGCTGGCCGCGCTCGGGCCCAAGGTGCGTGAGGCATTTCTGCTGTCGCAGATCGATGGCATGCCCTACAAACACATCGCCACCCAGCTGGGTATTTCCGAGGTCAGTGTGCGCCGCTACATAGCCAAGGCGGCCGAGCACTGCATGATCTACAGCCTTGGCCATGGCCAATAA
- the fecR_20 gene encoding Protein FecR (*Name fecR_20), with the protein MNLNAEQLASLRQAAHWFSQLNSGEVQASDYSAWQLWLNATPVNAWAWQQAERLQTRMAASENPASARVLALAAHGRHTSRRRVVKAGLLLLGGGALGLGGYREATQSPLLADLRTGVGEQRSLMLSNGTAVVLNTGSAVDVGDLHETPWLRLRQGELMVTVPAQQTCKVITRNGTVEAGESRFAVRLFDHSSSLEVFGQQARVTLASGQRLQVNSGQRCQFDEQGFSPVEAVAHAADAWGRGLLIANDQRLDAFISNLSRYRPGWLRCAPSVAGLRISGTYRLNDTDQILRALSTSLPVKVQARTRYWVTLTAA; encoded by the coding sequence ATGAACCTGAATGCCGAGCAACTGGCTTCGTTGCGCCAGGCCGCGCACTGGTTCAGCCAGCTTAACAGCGGTGAGGTGCAGGCCAGTGATTACTCGGCCTGGCAGCTATGGCTGAATGCAACGCCCGTCAATGCCTGGGCCTGGCAGCAGGCCGAGCGCCTGCAAACGCGCATGGCAGCCAGTGAAAACCCGGCGTCGGCACGCGTGTTGGCGCTGGCAGCGCATGGCCGGCACACCAGCCGTCGGCGGGTGGTCAAGGCCGGCTTGCTGCTGCTGGGCGGCGGCGCTTTGGGCCTGGGGGGTTACCGGGAGGCCACGCAGTCTCCATTACTGGCAGACCTGCGTACCGGCGTAGGCGAACAGCGTTCGCTGATGTTGAGCAATGGCACTGCGGTAGTGCTCAATACCGGGTCTGCCGTGGATGTGGGCGACCTGCACGAAACACCATGGCTGCGCTTGCGCCAAGGTGAGCTGATGGTCACTGTCCCGGCACAGCAGACCTGCAAGGTCATTACCCGTAACGGAACCGTCGAGGCAGGTGAAAGCCGCTTTGCCGTGCGGCTGTTCGATCACAGCAGCAGCCTTGAGGTCTTTGGCCAGCAGGCACGGGTGACGTTGGCTTCAGGCCAGCGCTTGCAGGTGAACAGCGGCCAGCGCTGCCAGTTCGACGAACAGGGTTTCTCCCCGGTGGAAGCTGTGGCGCATGCAGCCGACGCCTGGGGCCGTGGCTTGCTAATTGCCAATGACCAGCGCCTCGACGCCTTCATCAGCAACCTTTCACGCTACCGGCCAGGCTGGTTGCGCTGCGCACCTTCGGTGGCAGGGCTACGCATCAGCGGCACCTACAGGCTCAATGACACCGACCAGATCCTGCGGGCGCTAAGTACTTCCCTGCCGGTAAAGGTGCAGGCGCGAACCCGCTACTGGGTCACCCTCACTGCGGCGTAA
- the fpvA_6 gene encoding Ferripyoverdine receptor (*Name fpvA_6), which translates to MTRRSNPRPFTAPGLRTCLMLAALLGGPGIACASQAHDYHLPQGDLGEVLTQFAAESGIVLSFDTQLTRGKRSPALDGRYDVDQALQILLRGTGLQATQESDGRYSLLLTTGQGDAVELAPSRVDALGLGYVTEGTGAYTTGGSTTATKLPLTLRETPQSVSIITRQVIDDHGSQDIGDVLRNTPGVSVQAYDSERMEYAARGFAITNYQYDGINTIYDGVYDEGVTHVDMAAYDRIEVIKGATGLMTGSGDPSATVNLVRKKPTRDFKASITASAGSWDNYRTEGDISGSLNDSGSVRGRLVGAYQDRKSYLDHYKQKKDVYYGIVEADLTPDTLLTFGIDNQATTPRGSSWTGNPTYFSDGSRTDFSRSHNPAADWSRRDFQSTTYFTSLEQALANDWKVKVSLNHMISDHDTRLASASGGNPDPVTGEGMFLYWGRWEGHRVQNTADVNVSGPFTLFGREHDLVAGFMTSHSRQTGDTYDGSAFAMVPGSIFDWNGKLPEQDFPKNGDYTTTQSQNGAYVATRLKPTDKLSLILGTRVSTFKYNDDQDYYPTSSLSDTHASYKEHGVVTPYAGVVYDLDDTYSVYASYTSIYQPQVYKDINGATLAPVEGDGYEAGLKAAWFDGRLNGTLAFFRIEQDNVASSIGTNPVTNEGIYKAIDGATTKGVEQAGRRAGTWLERHRRLHLRPYPRRRRPADFRFPVGNHQA; encoded by the coding sequence ATGACCCGCCGCTCCAACCCCAGGCCATTCACTGCGCCAGGCCTGCGCACCTGCCTGATGCTGGCCGCCCTGCTCGGTGGGCCTGGCATTGCCTGCGCCAGCCAAGCCCATGATTACCACCTGCCGCAGGGCGACCTGGGCGAAGTGCTGACCCAGTTCGCCGCAGAGTCCGGCATCGTGCTGTCGTTCGACACCCAGTTGACGCGCGGCAAACGTTCGCCGGCGCTCGACGGGCGCTATGACGTCGATCAGGCCTTGCAGATCCTGCTGCGTGGCACCGGGTTGCAGGCCACACAGGAAAGTGACGGGCGCTATTCGCTGCTGTTGACCACCGGCCAGGGCGATGCGGTGGAGTTGGCCCCCAGCCGCGTCGACGCCCTGGGGCTGGGTTACGTCACCGAAGGTACGGGTGCCTACACCACCGGCGGTTCTACCACGGCCACCAAGCTACCGCTGACCCTGCGTGAAACACCGCAGTCGGTCAGCATCATCACCCGCCAGGTGATCGACGACCACGGCTCGCAAGACATCGGCGACGTGCTGCGCAACACGCCCGGGGTTTCGGTGCAGGCGTACGACAGCGAACGCATGGAGTACGCCGCACGCGGTTTTGCCATCACCAACTACCAGTACGATGGCATCAACACCATCTACGACGGCGTCTACGATGAGGGCGTGACCCACGTCGACATGGCCGCTTACGACCGCATAGAAGTCATCAAGGGTGCGACCGGCCTGATGACCGGCTCTGGCGACCCGTCGGCCACAGTCAACCTGGTGCGCAAGAAGCCTACTCGCGATTTCAAGGCGTCGATCACCGCCAGCGCGGGCTCGTGGGACAACTACCGCACCGAAGGTGATATTTCGGGCTCGCTCAACGACAGCGGCAGCGTACGTGGCCGCCTGGTGGGTGCCTACCAGGACCGCAAGTCGTACCTGGATCACTACAAGCAGAAAAAGGACGTTTACTACGGCATTGTCGAAGCCGACCTGACGCCCGACACCCTGCTCACCTTCGGCATCGACAACCAGGCCACCACCCCGCGCGGCTCGTCCTGGACCGGTAACCCGACATACTTTTCCGACGGCAGCCGCACCGACTTCTCGCGCTCGCACAACCCGGCTGCAGACTGGAGCCGCCGCGACTTCCAGTCCACCACCTACTTCACTTCGCTGGAGCAGGCCCTGGCCAACGACTGGAAGGTCAAGGTCAGCCTCAACCACATGATCAGCGACCATGACACGCGCCTGGCATCTGCCAGCGGCGGCAACCCGGACCCGGTTACCGGCGAAGGCATGTTCCTGTATTGGGGGCGCTGGGAAGGCCACCGCGTACAAAACACTGCCGACGTGAATGTATCCGGCCCGTTCACCCTGTTCGGCCGCGAGCACGACCTGGTGGCCGGTTTCATGACCTCGCATTCCAGGCAAACCGGCGATACCTACGACGGCAGCGCGTTCGCCATGGTGCCCGGCTCCATCTTCGACTGGAACGGCAAACTGCCAGAGCAGGACTTCCCGAAAAACGGCGACTACACCACCACGCAAAGCCAGAATGGCGCCTACGTGGCCACCCGCCTGAAGCCGACCGACAAGCTTTCGCTCATCCTCGGCACCCGGGTCAGCACCTTCAAGTACAACGATGATCAAGACTATTACCCAACGTCTTCGCTGAGCGATACCCACGCCAGCTACAAGGAACATGGCGTAGTCACCCCCTATGCGGGCGTGGTCTACGACCTGGATGATACTTATTCGGTATACGCCAGCTACACGTCGATCTACCAGCCGCAGGTGTACAAGGACATCAACGGCGCCACCCTCGCCCCCGTCGAAGGCGACGGCTATGAAGCCGGGCTGAAGGCAGCCTGGTTCGACGGCAGGCTGAACGGCACCCTGGCGTTCTTCCGCATCGAGCAAGACAACGTCGCCTCCAGCATCGGCACCAACCCGGTGACCAACGAGGGCATTTACAAGGCCATCGACGGCGCCACCACCAAGGGCGTCGAGCAGGCTGGCCGGCGAGCTGGCACCTGGCTGGAACGTCACCGCCGGCTACACCTACGCCCGTACCCGCGACGCCGACGACCAGCGGATTTTCGGTTTCCCGTTGGCAACCACCAAGCCTGA
- the fpvA_7 gene encoding Ferripyoverdine receptor (*Name fpvA_7) produces MVRLFNTYRLPGAFDQVTVGGGLRWQSGFYGNIYSPVANDYTRIKQGGYTLVDLMARYQYSEHLSFTVNANNVFDKVYLTGLGNFDTTYYGEPRNMMVTTRWDF; encoded by the coding sequence GTGGTACGGCTGTTCAATACCTACCGCCTGCCTGGCGCCTTCGACCAGGTGACCGTGGGCGGTGGCCTGCGCTGGCAAAGCGGCTTCTACGGCAACATCTACAGCCCTGTCGCCAATGACTACACCCGCATCAAGCAAGGCGGCTACACCCTGGTAGACCTGATGGCGCGCTATCAGTACAGCGAGCACTTGAGCTTCACGGTCAATGCCAACAACGTGTTCGACAAGGTGTACCTGACCGGGCTGGGCAACTTCGATACCACGTACTACGGTGAGCCACGCAATATGATGGTCACGACCCGCTGGGATTTCTGA
- a CDS encoding IS66 family transposase ISPpu30: MRQVLLIVDVQSTFSPPEWLVDGLRRLSANIPTIASVELHDEQVTPFERQLGWHPAAEDESLVEADQVFIKHGYGQSAEAIEYIRQLGVERVLVCGLQTETCVLAAGFALFDAGLMPTLVTDMTVGSSLDRSAKLGIELWQHHFRQVTTSAEVLAELAGQR, translated from the coding sequence ATGCGCCAGGTTTTGCTCATCGTCGATGTCCAGTCCACCTTCAGCCCGCCCGAGTGGCTGGTCGATGGCTTGCGGCGGTTGTCTGCGAACATCCCAACCATTGCCTCGGTCGAGTTGCACGACGAACAGGTCACGCCGTTCGAACGGCAGCTCGGCTGGCACCCGGCGGCCGAAGACGAAAGCCTGGTTGAGGCCGACCAGGTGTTTATCAAGCATGGTTACGGTCAGAGCGCCGAAGCCATCGAGTACATCAGGCAACTGGGTGTGGAGCGGGTGCTGGTATGCGGCCTGCAGACCGAAACCTGCGTGCTGGCCGCCGGGTTTGCCCTGTTTGATGCGGGGCTGATGCCCACCCTGGTGACGGACATGACGGTAGGTTCTTCGCTGGACCGGTCGGCCAAGCTGGGGATCGAGCTGTGGCAGCATCACTTCCGCCAGGTCACCACCTCGGCTGAAGTGCTGGCCGAACTGGCGGGGCAACGCTGA
- the fhuA_5 gene encoding Ferrichrome outer membrane transporter/phage receptor (*Name fhuA_5): MLAVHDCNRTLLINSTKTRLARAVNRALFSVALATPLATVMVASPAIAQSQAEASFDIAAGPLATALTQFASAAGVTVSFEPSSVQALKSPGLHGRYSPDAGLRQLLAGNRLQMLKQANGSYSLLPMVGDDSTLQLDTTSVTGAAVESAYGPVSGYVASRSATGTKTDTPILEIPQAINVVTADQVQAQGARNLTQALRYTPGLATGGFTDRNSIADEITSRGFAPTPLYLDGAYIPYAGSLGGAPQIDPYTLERIEVLKGPSSVLYGQNQPGGLINMVSKRPTREQRSQVKLGAGSYNRVNGAFDTSGPLDEQKVFTYRLVGVADKGNEMVAHTHSERLLLAPSLTWAPNEDTSLTLLAQVQRDDSLADYQSLPMVGSLKRGPTGQKIDRDFFSGDSRYNDYKRDQYVLGYDFSHRFNDDLAWRSTARYTDVRDRYKGFYLRSFVTDGDVVDYTRANRVKLDWRQHNIAYTVDNNLEYTFNTGALRHTLLAGADYRHFSRKYDGYNAYNVLPVDLYGKNNYPTSNVTPVLDTRWDNTVRQTGVYLQDQIKLDNWILTVGGRQDWAEIDNKDLLAHSIASQRDNKFTGRIGLTYVTEFGLAPYVSYSQSFLPTLGTAAPERGGKAFEPTEGEQYEVGLKYQPVDGTLFTASVFQVKQKNVLTGDTEYPQYQSQNGEVRSRGVELELKSSIEHVDVLAAATYIDSFYTKSTYGDQGNRNESQAPVSATLWVDYHFTQATLNGLTFGAGARYTGRKPGNSANTFDVPAYAVYDATISYDLGKLDPSLRGLQASVNVQNIFDREYVSDCNYAFGCYYGQERVASVEMTYDW; the protein is encoded by the coding sequence ATGCTCGCTGTCCATGATTGCAACCGTACCCTATTGATTAACTCGACCAAGACCAGACTGGCGCGTGCAGTGAATCGCGCATTGTTCAGCGTGGCGCTGGCCACGCCATTGGCAACAGTGATGGTCGCCAGCCCTGCGATTGCGCAAAGCCAGGCAGAAGCTTCGTTCGATATTGCCGCCGGCCCGCTGGCTACTGCGCTTACACAATTTGCTTCGGCAGCGGGGGTAACGGTGTCCTTCGAACCGTCTTCGGTGCAGGCGCTGAAGTCGCCCGGCCTGCATGGGCGTTACAGCCCCGATGCCGGCCTGCGCCAGTTGCTGGCAGGCAACCGGTTGCAGATGTTGAAGCAGGCCAACGGCAGCTACTCGCTGCTGCCAATGGTCGGTGACGATTCGACCTTGCAGCTTGATACCACCAGCGTAACCGGCGCAGCCGTGGAGTCCGCCTACGGGCCGGTGAGTGGCTATGTTGCCAGCCGCAGTGCCACCGGCACCAAGACCGACACGCCCATCCTGGAGATCCCCCAGGCCATCAACGTGGTCACCGCCGACCAGGTGCAAGCCCAGGGCGCGCGCAACCTGACCCAGGCGCTGCGCTACACCCCGGGCCTGGCCACGGGCGGCTTTACCGATCGCAACAGCATTGCCGACGAGATCACCAGCCGCGGCTTTGCCCCGACCCCGCTGTACCTGGACGGCGCATACATTCCATACGCCGGTAGCCTGGGGGGCGCGCCGCAGATCGACCCCTACACGCTGGAGCGTATCGAAGTGCTCAAAGGCCCCTCGTCGGTGCTGTACGGGCAAAACCAGCCGGGCGGGCTGATCAACATGGTCTCCAAGCGCCCGACCCGCGAGCAGCGTAGCCAGGTCAAGCTTGGCGCCGGTAGCTACAACCGGGTCAACGGTGCCTTCGATACCAGCGGCCCGCTGGACGAGCAGAAGGTGTTCACCTATCGCCTGGTCGGCGTTGCCGACAAAGGCAACGAAATGGTCGCTCACACCCACAGCGAGCGCTTGTTGCTGGCGCCTAGCCTGACCTGGGCGCCGAATGAAGACACCTCCCTGACGTTGCTGGCGCAAGTGCAGCGTGATGACAGCCTTGCCGATTATCAATCGCTGCCGATGGTGGGCTCGCTCAAGCGTGGCCCGACCGGCCAGAAAATCGACCGCGACTTCTTCTCGGGTGATTCCCGCTACAACGATTACAAGCGCGACCAGTACGTTCTGGGTTACGACTTCAGCCACCGTTTCAACGATGACCTGGCCTGGCGCTCAACGGCGCGATACACCGATGTGCGCGACCGCTACAAGGGCTTTTACTTGCGCAGCTTCGTGACGGATGGCGATGTGGTCGACTACACCCGCGCCAACCGGGTCAAACTTGACTGGCGCCAGCACAACATCGCCTACACCGTCGATAACAACCTGGAGTACACCTTCAACACTGGCGCGCTGCGGCACACCCTGCTGGCAGGCGCGGACTACCGTCATTTCTCGCGCAAGTACGATGGCTACAACGCCTACAACGTGTTGCCGGTCGACCTCTACGGCAAGAACAACTACCCCACCAGCAACGTGACCCCGGTGCTGGATACCCGGTGGGACAACACGGTGCGCCAAACCGGGGTGTACTTGCAGGACCAGATCAAGCTGGACAACTGGATCCTGACGGTAGGCGGGCGCCAGGACTGGGCTGAAATCGACAACAAGGACCTGCTGGCGCACAGCATTGCTTCGCAGCGCGACAACAAGTTCACCGGGCGCATCGGCCTTACCTATGTCACCGAGTTTGGCCTGGCGCCGTATGTCAGCTATTCCCAGTCGTTCTTGCCAACCTTGGGCACGGCAGCGCCCGAGCGTGGCGGCAAGGCGTTTGAGCCAACCGAAGGTGAGCAATACGAAGTGGGGCTGAAGTACCAGCCAGTCGACGGCACCTTGTTTACCGCCTCGGTGTTCCAGGTGAAGCAGAAGAACGTGCTGACCGGTGATACCGAGTACCCGCAGTACCAGTCGCAAAATGGCGAGGTACGCTCGCGTGGGGTGGAGCTGGAACTCAAATCCAGCATCGAGCATGTCGATGTACTGGCCGCTGCTACCTACATCGACTCGTTCTATACCAAGAGCACCTATGGCGACCAGGGCAACCGCAACGAGTCACAGGCCCCTGTGTCGGCCACGCTGTGGGTGGATTACCACTTTACCCAGGCCACCCTCAATGGCCTGACCTTTGGCGCCGGTGCGCGTTATACCGGGCGCAAGCCGGGTAACTCGGCGAACACCTTCGATGTACCGGCCTATGCCGTGTACGACGCCACCATCAGCTATGACCTGGGCAAGCTCGACCCCAGCCTGCGCGGCTTGCAGGCAAGTGTGAACGTGCAGAACATCTTCGATCGCGAGTACGTATCGGACTGCAACTACGCGTTTGGCTGCTATTACGGGCAGGAGCGGGTGGCGTCGGTAGAGATGACCTACGACTGGTGA
- the fecR_21 gene encoding Protein FecR (*Name fecR_21) — MAGAEPLDRNTLEAAARWYVELRCEADDSTRAAHQRWLLSDPRHVQAWERLARLQGKLAQVTPGIARPTLSSARAKRREVLKVLSVLLVAGAAGGVVLRDGGAARLMADVRTGVGEQRSLRLDDGSQLQLNTDTAVDIRYDSEWRALELLKGEILVQTASDGLSRPFIVHTALGSVRALGTRFIVRCDNDFARVCVLQHAVEVRSAHAMAAVRVDAGQQLEFSAGKAGNVTPVAAMADAWVRKMLIVDDWRLADVVSELQRYRPGYLGCDEAVSGLRLSGAFHLGDIDVVLENLTTTLPVRIRRFSRYWTRVEAA; from the coding sequence ATGGCGGGGGCTGAACCGCTGGACCGCAACACCCTGGAGGCTGCCGCACGCTGGTATGTCGAGCTGCGCTGCGAGGCGGATGACAGCACGCGAGCGGCGCATCAGCGCTGGTTGCTGAGTGACCCGCGGCATGTGCAAGCCTGGGAACGCCTGGCACGCTTGCAGGGCAAGCTGGCGCAGGTCACGCCCGGTATTGCACGGCCGACGTTAAGCAGTGCCAGGGCCAAGCGACGTGAAGTGCTCAAGGTGCTGTCGGTGCTGCTGGTAGCAGGCGCGGCAGGGGGTGTGGTGTTGCGTGATGGCGGCGCTGCACGGTTGATGGCCGACGTGCGCACAGGCGTTGGCGAGCAGCGTTCGTTGCGGCTGGACGATGGCAGCCAATTGCAATTGAACACCGACACCGCGGTTGATATTCGCTACGACAGCGAGTGGCGCGCACTTGAGTTGCTGAAAGGGGAGATCCTGGTGCAGACCGCATCGGATGGGTTGTCCCGCCCGTTCATCGTGCATACCGCACTGGGTAGCGTCCGCGCACTGGGTACGCGTTTCATCGTGCGCTGCGATAACGATTTTGCACGGGTGTGCGTGCTGCAACATGCGGTGGAAGTGCGCAGTGCACATGCCATGGCGGCTGTGCGGGTAGACGCCGGGCAACAGCTGGAATTCAGCGCGGGGAAAGCGGGTAATGTGACACCTGTGGCGGCGATGGCGGACGCATGGGTCCGCAAGATGCTGATCGTGGATGACTGGCGCCTGGCCGATGTCGTGAGCGAACTGCAGCGTTACCGACCCGGGTACCTGGGCTGTGATGAAGCCGTTAGCGGGTTGCGGCTGTCCGGTGCGTTTCACCTGGGCGACATCGATGTTGTCCTGGAAAACCTTACCACCACGCTACCTGTGCGCATTCGTCGCTTCAGCCGGTACTGGACGCGCGTCGAAGCTGCCTGA